TAATCATGAAAAAATACTTAAGTGACACCTTCGGTATGGCCCTGTGAATATTCATCATTCAATATAAATTCTGGCtaactaataatatttgtttGTAGGCTGTGAGTGATATGTGTCTTCACAAAATGGGGGCGAATCTTTACCAACGGATTGAAAGGGAGTGTGAAACACACATATCTGCAGCACTGCAGTCTTTAGTCGGCCAAAGCCCAGACTTGGTTGTTTTTCTATCTCTAGTTGAGAGATGTTGGCAGGATCTTTCTGATCAAATGTTGATGATTCGTGGTATAGCCTTGTATTTGGATAGGACATATGTGAAGCAAACTACAAATGTACGGTCACTATGGGACATGGGATTGCAACTTTTCCGCAAACACCTTTCACTATGTCAAGAAGTGGAACACAAAACTGTTACAGGTCTTCTACGTATGATTGAAAGTGAAAGGTCAATCCAATCCTCTATCTGTTTTCAAACGAAGGTTTTATGTTTCTACTCCCATTCCTTTTCTGGAATTGTGTTGTTGATTGTGTGTTGTATGAAATGCATACATTGGGTCTATGTTTTCAAATAGGAATAAATTGATAACGATCAATATCATTCTCCAAGCTAAAATTACTGATTAGAATAACCAAAGGTAGGGGTAAAGGTTCCCTCCTTCCTTCTTCcttcacatttttttttaaaagtttggaAGTAATAAGGGCAACTTTCACTTAAGGAACATTCACCTAACCAAAATATAAGCCCCCATctcaaatattatataaaacacTATTTGAAGTGAAAAATGTAGAACCAACTCTAGCGAATgtcacaaaagaaaaaataatatattccaTTGAATCCTTCATTTTACTCCATGTCTTACATTTTTCAGTATTAtgcatgatttttcagattaggTGAAGCAGTTGATAGAACTCTCTTAAACCATCTCTTGAAGATGTTCACTGCTCTGGGAATTTATGCAGAAAGCTTCGAGAAGCCATTCCTTGAATGCACATCTGAATTTTATGCTGCTGAAGGTATGAAATACATGCAGCAATCAGATGCTCCAGATTACTTGAAGCATGTGGAGGTGCTTCTTTTCCCCAAATTTCTTGTATTATTCAGCTTTCATTATtggcatttttcttttttttggcaGCGGGAAAAAAAAGAGGGGGTGGGGGATTGTTTGGTGGACTACAACTCATTCAACGATGACAAAAAGCACAGGGCTGCAATTACTGATATTTTTGTGTCCTCATTTTTGTAACTATTTGCAAATGGATTTGCCCTGCCCTTTTAGCCTATGTCTGACCATAAAAGTTATCCTTCTTTCCATTTGTCAAACACTCAGATCTTTCACATGTCGACACTATCTTTATTGTGGTGATATCTTTTGTTCTCATTTCCGCAGACAAGATTGCAAGAGGAACATGAGAGATGTTTGTTGTACTTAGATGCAAGTACTAGGAAGGCGTTGATAGCTACTGCAGAAAAGCAACTTCTTGAACGTCATATACCTGCCATTCTTGACAAGGTTCTGATTATCTGTGCCTGGTGAAGTCTCTCTTTTGTTGGTTTCTGCCTctataattctttttctttgtttacaGGGTTTTACAATGCTTATGGATGCGAATCGTATTGAAGACCTTCAGAGAATGTACACGCTTTTTTCGAGGGTCAATGCACTTGAGTCATTGCGGCAAGCTCTTAGTTCCTATATCAGGAGAACGGGGCAGGGCATTGTTATGGATGAGgagaaagataaagatatgGTTTCATCCCTTCTCATATTTAAGGCTTCCCTTGACACAATATGGGAACAAAGCTTTTTCAAGAATGAAGCATTCAGTAACACTATCAAAGATGCATTTGAGCATCTTATCAATATCCGCCAGGTACATGATGAAATATCTCAGTATAGCTTAACCTGATTAGTTTTAGCCCACTTAGTGTTAGAGTCGCTTCAATCATGTGATATAACTTCAAACTTCCATGTTTGCTATGCAAAATTATCTTTGGAATTTCTACCCCATTTGTTTATCAGATTATGCAAGACCCATTCTTGAGCTCATTGAGTTAGAGGGCTTGTCAAAATAGCTAATAGTCCTTTTGTTGTTAACCTGTTTAAGATTTTAGGTCCAGTGATTCTATAACAGTTAAAGTCAGATTCTTTTGTACAGTGTGATTAGCAACCATCTAATGATCCCGTGCTATATTTTGATGACAGAACCGACCTGCAGAATTGATTGCCAAATTTTTGGATGAGAAGCTTCGAGCAGGTAATAAGGGCACTTCTGAAGAGGAACTGGAGGGTACACTTGACAAAGTCCTGGTTTTATTCAGGTTCATTCAGGTATACTCTGTTTCATTGTTGGGGTTACTCCTACTTATACCTGTTGTAACTTCAATTATGGTCCTGGTATCACACACTTTTACTTATCCTTCATGAAACTGGCTGATGGATTCTCTTTTGTTAAAGGGCAAGGATGTATTTGATGCTGAGAAATCTATGATCTCCAAGGTTGAGAATCTGccccctcctctctctctttttcatttatttttttatttttatatttttgtgataAATGGGTGGTTCCTTGGAATCAATTTTAATGATATTGAGAATTTCCTTTCATTGATATAGTTGAAGACAGAGTGTGGCAGTCAATTCACAAATAAGCTGGAAGGAATGTTTAAGGTACATGTATCtctgaattattttattttattatacaaaTATGATCCAAAATTTGGCCTCTTAATCTGTACTTCTGTAGCTGTTCTTTCATGTTTTTTGTCACATCCAAGATTGGGTGGCAAAAAATGGATGGCAATCATCAATACTTGCCTGTCTTTGTCTTCTTTTTGGCTTGCCTGTATACATGGAATTAAACCCGGtgattaaatatctaatcaaccAAAAAAGTCACATGGACAAATAATCAATCAATTGTTCTCTTCGTTAAAAGaaactcttttctttctttgtcttttgcttttttttttttaattattttttttctgttactGGAAGATGTTATGAATGTGTAAGTGTATTCATTGACACCTTCTCACAGCTATGTTCAAAATTGTTCAATTCAGGacattgaattatcaaaagaaataaatgaatCCTTCAAACAGTCATCCCAGGCAAGGTCAAAACTACCATCAGGGATTGAAATGAGTGTTCATGTCTTAACCACTGGGTAAGCATTGTTTCTTACCTATCATACCTGATCTtgttttatcaaaaaaaaaaaaaaattccatgATCATGANNNNNNNNNNNNNNNNNNNNNNNNNNNNNNNNNAGAACCTTTAGTAAATTGTTGGATGATTGCAGGTACTGGCCAACATATCCACCCATGGATGTTAGACTTCCTCATGAATTGAATGTTTACCAGGTTT
The genomic region above belongs to Arachis duranensis cultivar V14167 chromosome 3, aradu.V14167.gnm2.J7QH, whole genome shotgun sequence and contains:
- the LOC107482023 gene encoding cullin-4 is translated as MSHPTKRSATASTDASSSSAAAAATMKKAKSQAVACSLDSKNSLSHHHHHHHRQHPDDALFDPAASPMALDDDLKSDDQNARGAVAANLSRKKATPPQPAKKLLIKLRKGKPTMPPNFEEDTWETVRSAISAIFLKQHLSCDLEKLYQAVSDMCLHKMGANLYQRIERECETHISAALQSLVGQSPDLVVFLSLVERCWQDLSDQMLMIRGIALYLDRTYVKQTTNVRSLWDMGLQLFRKHLSLCQEVEHKTVTGLLRMIESERLGEAVDRTLLNHLLKMFTALGIYAESFEKPFLECTSEFYAAEGMKYMQQSDAPDYLKHVETRLQEEHERCLLYLDASTRKALIATAEKQLLERHIPAILDKGFTMLMDANRIEDLQRMYTLFSRVNALESLRQALSSYIRRTGQGIVMDEEKDKDMVSSLLIFKASLDTIWEQSFFKNEAFSNTIKDAFEHLINIRQNRPAELIAKFLDEKLRAGNKGTSEEELEGTLDKVLVLFRFIQGKDVFDAEKSMISKLKTECGSQFTNKLEGMFKDIELSKEINESFKQSSQARSKLPSGIEMSVHVLTTGYWPTYPPMDVRLPHELNVYQDIFKEFYLSKYSGRRLMWQNSLGHCVLKAEFPKGKKELAVSLFQTVVLMLFNDAEKLSFQDIKDATSIEDKELRRTLQSLACGKVRVLQKIPKGRDVEDDDSFVFNDTFMAPLYRIKVNAIQLKETVEENTSTTERVFQDRQYQVDAAIVRIMKTRKVLSHTLLITELFQQLKFPIKPADLKKRIESLIDREYLERDKNNPQIYNYLA